Below is a genomic region from Methylobacterium sp. FF17.
GACGCTCGAGAACCGCATCATCGTGGCCCCCATGTGCCAGTATTCGGCCCATGCGGGGGAGGCCGGGGACTGGCACCTCATGCATCTCGGGCAGATGGCGATGTCCGGGGCGGGTCTGCTGACCCTGGAGGCCACCGCGATCTCGCCCGAGGCGCGGATCTCCCCCACCGACCTCGGCCTCTATTCGGACGAGACCGAGCGGGCGCTGGGACGCGTCCTCGACGCGGTGCGCGGCTACGCGCCGGTGCCGATCGCCATCCAGATCAACCATGCGGGCCGCAAGGCGTCCAGCCGCGCCCCCTGGGACGGCGGCGCCCAGATCGACCCGGAGGCGCCGGACGGCTGGCGCACCGAAGGCCCCTCGGCGCTCGCCCACGGGGAGGGCGAGGTGGCGCCCCACGCCCTCGATTCGGAGGGGCTGAAGCGCATCCGCGACGGCTTCGTCGCCACCGCGCGCCGGGCGCTGACCCTCGGGATCGACGGGTTCGAGCTGCACGGGGCGCACGGCTACCTCCTGCACCAGTTCCTGTCCCCCCTCTCCAACCAGCGCACCGACCAGTATGGCGGCTCGCTCGCCAACCGGATGCGCTTTCCCCTCGAGTGCTTCGAGGCCGTGCGGGACGCCGTCCCGGCCGGCAAGCCCGTCTGGATGCGGGTCTCGGCCACGGACTGGGTCGAGGCGGGCTGGACCCTGGAGGAGACGGTGGAGCTCGCCCACGCCCTGAAGCGCCGGGGCGCGGCGGCGATCCACGTCTCCACCGGCGGCCTCTCCACGCAGCAGAAGATTCCGCTCTCGGCGGGCTACCAGGTGCCCTTCGCGGAGCGGATCAAGGCCGAGACGGGCCTCACCACCATCGCGGTGGGGCTGATCACCGAGGCGGCCCATGCGGAATCCATCCTGCAGAAGGGCGAGGCCGACGCGGTCTCGCTCGCCCGCGCGCTGCTCTACAACCCGCGCTGGCCTTGGCACGCGGCGGCCGAACTCGGCGCGCAGGTGCGGGCGCCCAAGCAGTACTGGCGCTCGCAGCCGCGCCAGTTCAAGGACCTGTTCACCGACACCAAGCACGGACAGCGCTGAGCGTGCCCCACGAAACGCCGGGGCACCGACCGCTTCCCTTCAGCAAACCCGCTGCGGCGGGCGTTTCGTGAGAGACACGTAGCATGGACGACGACGTCACGACCTTCACGGTGGAGCGGGTGCGCCTCGATATCGAGAACGGCATCACCCTCATCTCGGGCGCCGACGACGAGGAGGAGCCGGCCGGCTACTTCATCATCCAGATCGAGAAGGGTGACCCGGACGGCCCGCTGATCGAGGTGTTCGGCGAGGACCTGACCCAGTCGGACGGTGTGACCGGCCTCGAGCTCGGCCTGCGCCACCTGCGCTTCGACTTCGACCCGCGCAGCACGATCGGCGCCGAGATGCCGGCGGTGCGCGTCGAGTCGCAGACGGAGATCCCCGAGGGCGTGCGCGCCCGTCTGTCCGTCGCTTTCGGCAAGCGCGCGAAGCGGGCCTGATACGGCTTCCGCTCGATCGACGCGGATGCCGTATGAGATCGGCCCGCGCGGCACCTGAGCGAAGCGCAGATCCGGCAGTCCGAAGGAATCGACCGGATTTGGTCTGGCCGCGCGGGACCATCCAGACGAAACCCGGACTCGCATGCGAAGGAGCGTTCCGTGACCATCAAGATCGGCGACTACGTGTCCTCCGACGACAACGAGGCGACCCTGACCGTCGTGGCCCTGGAGGGCGACCGCGCCCTGTGCCGCTGGTTCGTGGACGGGGATGTCGACGGGGATGAGCAGGAAGCCTGGATCGACATCGCCGCGCTGACCGTTCTCTAGGCACGGAATCGCTTAACGGAGGCGCGCATGTCCGCCGTGGACGACAAGCGGCGCGAGATCGCCGAACTGATCGCACTGGAGCTCGGCTTCGGGGATCTCGACGGCCTCTCGCCGACAGACCGGGCGGCCGTCGAGCGCCAGACCGAAGAGACCATCGCGGGCTGCGGCATCGGGAGCGCCGAACCGGCGGATTGCGAGGAAGCGAATCTCCGCCTGCGCGGCCTGCTGACGGAGCTTCACGCCCTCCAGGTCCTCAGGAGCGACGAGGCCGACGCGCGGCTGGCGGCGGAGGGGGAAGTGTTCGCGCGCGAGGACGATGCGTGAGGCGGCGCATGCCTGCGCGGTGACGCCTCAGCGCGCCACGGCCCCCACCATCGGCCCCAGTGGACGGCTCAGGTCCGAGCGGTTCAGCGAGGGCGCGTAGAGGCTGGAGACGCTCCCGTCGAGGAACAGGGCGTTGCGGCAGTTCAACGTATCCTTGAACAGGCGCGCGAAGGCCCCGAAGGTGACGGGGCGCTCCGAGATGGCGAAGACGGCGGTGCGGCCATCGTCGCGCACGCCCACCCCGTTGCGGATCTTCTGGCTCGGGCCATCGGCGGAGATCTTGGGGTGGATGTGTCCGTCCACCACCAGCATCGGGCCCGATTGCGTGGCGAAATCCGGTTTGGGGGGGCTGCGCAGGTAGCGGCCCGTCTCCATCACGCCGGCCCGGTCGCCCTTCACCCAGAAGATGCCGTTCGGCTTCAAGTGGAAGTTGCCGGGGCCGTTGGCCGTGGAAACGCCCTTCAGTTCGCGCCCTTCCTCGACATAGAGCCCGACCGGGGCCTGGCCTTTGTCGTACATGCCGGCATTCATCGCGAAGCGCAGGCCCGCGCCCTGCTTCTCGGCCAGCGTCGAGAGGGCGGAATAGGGCAGGCCGTCGCGCCCGAGCCAGAACACCCGCACCCGGTCGCGGCGCAGGTCGGCGGTGCAGACGGTGTAGGATTCGCCCTCCGCCTGGACGACCTGGCACGGTGCGGGGGCCGGGGCCGGGACCGGGGCGGCAACCGCCGGACCCGCCAGCACGAGGCCGAGCAGGCCGGTGCGGAGAAGGTTGGCGCGGAGGAGGGCCGCGACCGGAGGACGGCTCACCCGAGCGCGGGGCCGCACGACATCCTGGACCATCATCCCTCACACCCGTTGGCGCCAGGCCCGATCGGGGATCGCGGCGGGCGGCCACGCTTCCTCGCCCGAAACACCCCGCCTTTTCAAGGCTGGAGCGGGCGATGCGCGGGATGGACGCGCGCTTCACGAAAGCGGGAGAGACAAAACGCGCCTGAACCCTTCCTGGTGCCACCGCGTTTGACGAGGGAAGGGGACGTTTCGGCTTCTTTCGGAGACGATGTGATGAAACGAGTTGTTCTGGCTTCGGCGGCCATGATCGGCGCGCTCGCGATGATCCCGGCGACCGCCGAGGCACGCGGTGGCTTCCATGGCGGCGGCTTCCACGGCGGCGGGTTCGGTGGAGGCGGCTTCCGTGGCGGGTTCGGCGGCGGCGGCTTCCGTGGGGGCTTCGGCGGCTATCGCGGTGGCTTCGGCGGTTATCGCCACGCGGGCTTCGGTGGTTACCGAGGCGGATTCGGGGGTTATCGCGGTGGCTATTACGGCCGCGGCTACGGGCGCGGTTACGGCTACGGACTCGGCGGCCTCGGCCTCGGCGTGGGTCTCGGCCTCGCGGCCGGTGGCCTCTATGGTGGCTACGGCCCGGGCTACGGGTATGGCTACGGCGGCGGCTATGCGCCCGTCGGCTACGGCGCCTACGATTACGGCTACGGCGGCGGCTGCTACACCGTCCCGCGCGTCCGCTGGACCCCCTACGGCTACCGCCGGGTGCTGATCGAGCGCTGCTACTGATCGGATCGCCGATCCCGCTCGCAGGAGGGGCCGCCCAGGGCGGCCCCTCTTCGTTTTGGCCATCGCATGCCGGAGCGTCCGGCTATCGGCGCATCTCGTCCCGCCGCATCGGCATCGCGTCGATGGTCTCGTACAGGTCCTGAACGGGAAACGGCGCGGCCTCGACCCGCTTGACCCCGCCGTCCTTGCCGATGAGCGCCGCCCGGAACGCGCCGGCGGGCAATCCGAGCCGGCGCCGCAGGGCCACGGCCTCCCGGGTCTCGCCGACCGCCTCCACGATGACGAGGTCGCGATCCTCGAGCCCCGTGCCGGCCTTCGCCAGGGTGGCGCGCTGCGCGATCAGGCTCGCGTCGTCCGGCCCCGGCGCGGAGATCACCACGACCCGCGCGCTCCAGCGATAGCGCGCCAAGGGGTTCTCGGCAGCCTCGGCGATCCCGATACCCGAAATTCCGATCGCCAAAATTCCGATCCCCAGAATTCCGATCACCCCGAGCGTCGCCCCGCGCATCCCCCATCCAGCCGTCATCGCTTCGTCTCCTCGTCCCCCGAGAGTATCCCCGACACCGACAACGCGGGTCGGCCCGCCTCGGACCCGGACGGGGTCGCCACGGCGCCGAATCGCCCCACCTGTCCCGGATCACCGCCCCGCCCTTGGCACCGCCCTTGGCACCGCCTTCGGCACCCGACCCAGGAGTATCCCGATGACCCCCGTCAATCGCCGCATCGTCCTCGCCGCCCGCCCCCACGGCGAGCCGAACGCCTCGCATTTCCGCCTGGAGGAGGGGCGGATGCCGGTACCGAAGGCGGGGGAGGTGCTGCTGGCCAACCGCTACCTCTCCCTCGACCCCTACATGCGCGGGCGCATGAGCGCGGCGAAATCCTATGCCGAGCCCGTCGCCATCGGCGACACCATGGTGGGTGCCACGGTCTCCGAGGTCGTCGCCTCCAACCACCCCGATCACCCCGTCGGCGAGACCGTGGTGGGCTTCGGCGGGTGGCAGGACTTCGCCGTCTCGGACGGTCGCGGCCTGCGTCGGCTCGATCCGGCCGCCGCCCCCGTCACCACCGCCCTCGGGGTTCTCGGCATGCCGGGGATGACCGCCTATACGGGCCTCCTCAACATCGGCCGGCCGCAGGCCGGCGAGACCGTGGTGGTCGCCGCCGCGACGGGCCCCGTCGGGTCCCTCGTGGGTCAGATCGCGCGGCGCAAGGGAGCCCGGGAGGTCGGCATCGCGGGCGGCCCCGAGAAATGCGCCTACCTCACGGACACGCTCGGCTTCGATGCGGCCGTCGACCATCGGGCGGAGGATTTCCCGGATGCGCTCGCCGCCGCCTGCCCGGGCGGGATCGACGTGTATTTCGAGAATGTCGGCGGTGCGGTGTTCGACGCGGTACTGCCCCTGCTCAACGATTTCGCCCGCATCCCGGTCTGCGGCCTCGTCTCCGGCTACAACGCCACCGAGTTGCCGCCCGGCCCCGACCGGATGCCGCTCCTCATGCGGTCGATCCTGTCGAAGCGCCTCCACCTGCAGGGCTTCATCGTCTGGGATTTCGCCGCGCAGGAACAGGACTTCCTCACGGAGGTCGGCACCTGGCTGCGCGAGGGCGCGATCGTTCACCGGGAGGATATCGTGGACGGGCTCGAGAACGCGCCCGAGGCCTTCGCGGGCCTCCTGAAGGGACGCAACTTCGGGAAGCTCATCGTCCGGATCGCCTGAGGCGCCGGCAGGGCGCGCATCAGGCGCGCCTTGCCATCGGACAAGAACAAATATAGAACATAAGCCTTGCGCCGGACTCTGGGAGTCACGGGGACAGAGCGTCCGCGGCGATTGCGGCCGAGGCCATGGAAGCCCATGAATGGCCGTACCGCGGTCGTTCGGACGAAGAGTCCGCGATCGCGGCGCATCGTGAGATCGATCGGTAGGAGAGAGCGGCATGGCCGGCAGCGTGAACAAGGTGATCCTGGTGGGCAATCTCGGGCGCGACCCCGAGACGCGACGCCTCGCCTCCGGCGATCCCGTGGTCAACCTGCGCATCGCCACATCCGAGTCCTGGAAGGACAAGATGTCGGGCGAGCGCAAGGAGAAGACCGAGTGGCACTCGGTGGTGATCTACAACGAGAATCTCGCCCGCGTGGCGGAGCAGTACCTGCGCAAGGGCTCGAAGGTCTACATCGAGGGCCAGCTCCAGACCCGCAAATGGGCGGACCAGTCCGGCGTCGAGAAGTACACCACCGAGGTGGTGCTCCAGCGCTTCCGGGGTGAGCTCACCCTCCTCGACGGGCGCGCCGGCGGCGGCGGCGAGATGGGCATGGACGAGGAAGGCGGCGGCCAGATCAGCCGAGGCGGCGATTTCGGCGGCGGTGGCGGGCGCGGCGGCGACCGGGGTGGCGATCGCGGCGGGGAGTATGGCGGCGGCGGTGGCGGCCGCCCCTCCGGCGGCGGCGAGCGCCGTCCGTCCGGCGGCGGCGGCGGTGGCTCCAAGCCGAACTTCGACCTCGACGACGATATCCCGTTCTAGAATTCCCGGCCTCGACGAGGGCCATCGCGGGCGCGGCGCCATGGGTGTCGCGCCCGTTCGCGTTCGCGGGGGGCGCCGACCGTCCCAGGGTGCCGTGCACCCCGGGGCAAACCGTTCCTGGCCAAAGGGTTAACCGGGCCTCTCGGTGGCTTGCCCGCCGACGATCTGCTATAGAAATTCCAGGACCCCGCGCGGTTCGGCCCCCGCGCCGATGCCGCGCGCAACAACCCCGTGAGCGGGCGCGGCCGACCGCCGACGCGGACGCTCCGGGCCTCGTATCAGCAGAGACCGAAGACCTTGGCAGAGAACGACATTCCGGGCGCCGGCACGCCTGCCCCCGCCTCCGACATAAAGCCCGTTTCCATCACCGACGAGATGAAGCGCTCCTACCTCGATTACGCCATGAGCGTGATCGTGAGCCGGGCGCTTCCGGATGCGCGCGACGGCCTCAAGCCCGTGCACCGGCGCATCCTGTATTCCGCCTACGAGAGCGGGCACCTGCCGGAGCGCAAGTACGTCAAGTCGGCCCGCATCGTCGGCGACGTGATCGGTCTCTACCACCCGCACGGCGACCAATCGATCTACGACGCCTTGGTCCGCATGGCGCAGGACTTCTCGATGCGCCTGATGCTCATCGACGGGCAGGGCAATTTCGGCTCGGTCGACGGCGATCCGCCGGCGGCCATGCGCTACACCGAATCGCGCCTGGCCAAGCCCGCCAACGCGCTGCTCGCCGACATCGACAAGAACACCGTCGACTTCCAGCCGAACTACGACGAGTCGCGCGAGGAGCCGACCGTCCTTCCGGCCCGCTTCCCCAATCTGCTGGTCAATGGCGCCGGCGGCATCGCGGTCGGCATGGCCACCAACATCCCGCCGCACAACCTCGGCGAGCTGATCGATGCCTGCGTGGCGCTCATCGACGAGCCTGGCCTCTCCATCGAGCAGCTCACCGAGATCGTGCCCGGCCCCGACTTCCCCACCGGGGGCTCGATCCTGGGGCGGGCCGGTACGCGGCAGGCCTACGCCACGGGGCGCGGCTCGGTCATCATGCGGGCGAAGTCCCACGTGGAGGAACTGCGCAAGGAGCGCGAGGCGCTGATCTTCACCGAGATCCCGTATCAGGTGAACAAGGCGACGCTCATGGAGAAGATCGCCGAACTGGTGAAGGAGAAGCGCGTCGAGGGCATCTCCGACCTGCGCGACGAATCCGACCGCGACGGCATGCGCATCGTGGTCGAGATCAAGCGCGACGCCATGGCGGACGTGGTGCTGAACCAGCTCTACCGCTTCACGCCCCTGCAATCCTCGTTCGGCTGCAACATGGTGGCGCTGAACGGCGGCCGCCCCGAACTGATGAACCTGAAGGACCTCCTGCAGGCCTTCATCGATTTCCGCGAGGAGGTCGTCTCCCGACGCACCAAGTTCCTCCTCAACAAGGCCCGCGAGCGCGCCCACGTGTTGTGCGGTCTCGCCATCGCGGTCGCCAACATCGACGAGGTGATCCGCCTCATCCGGACCTCGCCCGACCCGAACACCGCCCGCGACGCGCTGATGGCACGCGACTGGCCGGCCCACGACATCGCCCCGCTGATCGCCCTCGTGGACGATCCGCGCCACCGGGTCTCGGAGGACGATACCTATCGCCTCTCCGAGGTGCAGGCCCGCGCCATCCTGGACCTGCGCCTGCAGCGCCTGACGGCACTCGGCCGCGACGAGATCGGCGACGAGTTGAAGAAGCTCGCCGACGAGATCGCCGACTACCTCGACATCCTGCGCTCGCGCCTGCGCATCATGGGCATCGTCAAGGATGAGTTCGCGGAGGTGCGCGAGGCCTACGCCACCCCGCGCCGCACCCTGATCCTCGACTGGGATTCCAACGTCGAGGACGAGGACCTGATCCAGCGCGAGGACATGGTCGTCACCGTGTCCCATGCGGGCTACGTCAAGCGCGTGCCGCTCTCGACCTACCGGTCCCAGCGCCGGGGCGGCAAGGGCCGCTCGGGCATGTCGACCCGCGACGAGGATTTCGTCACCCGCCTGTTCGTGGCCAACACGCACACGCCGGTGCTGTTCTTCTCGAACCAGGGCCAGGTCTACAAGGAGAAGGTCTGGCGCCTGCCGATGGCGGCCCCGAACGCGCGCGGCAAGGCGCTGGTCAACATCCTCGCCATGGATGCCGGCACCGAGCGCATCACCACCATCATGCCGCTGCCCGAGGACGAGGCCTCCTGGGAGACCCTGGACGTCATGTTCGCCACCGCCAGCGGCGGGGTGAGGCGCAACAAGCTTTCGGACTTCGTCCAGGTGAACCGCGCCGGCAAGATCGCCATGAAGCTCGACGCGGGCGACCACATCGTCCACGTCGAGATCTGCCGGGCCGACCAGAACGTGCTGCTTACCACGCAGGCGGGCCAGTGCATCCGCTTCCCCGTCGAGGATGTCCGCGTCTTCAAGGGCCGCGATTCCACCGGTGTGCGCGGCATCAGCCTCGCCAAGGACGACCGCGTCATCTCGATGACGATCCTCAACAGCTTCGAGGCGACGCCGGAAGAGCGCGGCGCATTCCTGAAGATGCAGCGGGCCGTCATCGGCGACACGGAAGGGGGCGATGCCGATTCCGAGGAGGTCGCCACCGATGTGCCGCTGCTCTCGCAGGAGCGCTACGCCGAGATGGGCGCCGCGCAGCAATTCGTGCTCACCCTCTCCGAGCGCGGCTACGGCAAGCGCAGTTCGTCCTACGAGTACCGGACCTCGGGGCGCGGCGGCAAAGGCATCACCGCCATGCGGGTGAACGCCCGCAACGGCGCCCTCGTGGCCTCGTTCCCTGTCCAGGCCTCCGACCAGATCATGCTGGTCACCAACGGCGGCCAGCTCATCCGGGTGCCGGTGGACGACATCCGCATCGTCGGCCGCGCCTCGCAGGGGGTGACGGTGTTCAACACGGCCGCCGACGAAAAGGTCGTTTCGGTCGAGCATATCGAGGGCGAGGACGAGAGCGAAACAGTCGAGGAGGCATGATCGCCGGCTGACTACACCCCGCGAGCATCACGTTTCTGTGTTCGCGGGGACTATTTAGGCAGATCAATCGTAATGCGGGCCGGCCAGCTACACCCCGCATTACTAAAGCATGTGGCCTTTTTACAATAGTCTTACCAGCAACAACAGCGTACCCCGTGATCAAGCGCCACCAGACATTCACGGGACACACATCGTGCTGAGACAGACCCTTCTCGCCGGCGCCACCGGCATCCTCCTGTGCGGCGCCGCTTCGGCCGCCGACCTGCCGCGCCGCGCCGCGCCGCCGGTCTTCGTCCCGGTCCCGGTCTTCACCTGGACGGGCTTCTACCTCGGCGTGAACGCCGGATATGCCTTCAGCGAGAACAGCGCGATCCGGACCACGGGGAACAACGGTCCCGGCGCCGGTGCCCTGATCGGACCTGCCTTCACCAGCACGGTCGGGAACGTCCTCAGCAATCGCCGGCCTGGCAGCTTCCGCAGCGAGCAGGAAGGCTTCACCGGCGGCGGCGGCATCGGCTACAACTACCAGTTCACTCCGGGCTCGGGGATCGTCGTCGGCATCGAGGCGGACGCCCAGTACACGGATCTCGAGCGCACGCGGACCTTCATCAGCTCGCTGAACGATCCGTCGACGTTCCGTCAGAGCCTCGACTTCCTCGGCACGGTTCGCGGACGCCTCGGCTACGCCTTCGACAAGTTCCTGGTGTACGGCACCGGCGGCTTCGCCTACGGCAGCGTCAATTACAGCGCCGACTTCTTCGGCAATGCGGCGGCTCGCCCGCTCGCCTATTCCGGCCGCTTCAGCCAGATGGAAACCGGCTACGTCTACGGCGGCGGCATCGAGTATGCCATCCCGACGGACAGCTTCCTGAACTTCTTCAAGGCGAGCGCGGTCACCGTGAAGGCGGAATACCTGCGCTACGATCTCGGCACCCGCAACGTGATCGTCAACCAGACGAACCTCGCACCGGTGACCGGTTCCTACACCTCGCGCTTCTCGACCGAGGGAAGCCTCGTGCGCGCCGGCATCAACTACAAGTTCGGCTCCTACTAGGATCAACGCAGCGCTCGTTCGCACGAGCCCGACAGGCGTCGAGGCGGATCCCCGAAAGGGGGTCCGCCTTTTTCGTCCACGGCGCGGTGGTTTCGTTTCCGGCCGAAATGCTCTACCCCGGGCCGCGATGATCCGCACCGCCCTCTATGCCGGCTCGTTCGACCCGGTCACGAACGGACACCTCGACGTCATCCGTCAGGCGTGCCGGCTCGTGCCGAACCTCGTCATCGCCATCGGCGTCCATCCCGGCAAGGCGCCGATGTTCTCGCCCGAGGAACGGGCCGACCTGCTTCGCGCCACCTGCACGCCACTCGCGCAGGCCGAAGGCACCGAGCTCACCATCGTCACCTTCGACGATCTCGCCGTGACGGCGGCGCGTCGCGTCGGAGCGACGGTGTTCATCCGGGGTCTGCGCGACGGCACCGATCTCGATTACGAGATGCAGCTCGCCGGCATGAACGGGGCCATGGCCCCGGAGGTGCAGACCGTGTTCCTCCCCGCCTCCACGGGCGTGCGCCCGATCACCGCCACGCTGGTCCGGCAGATCGCCGCGATGGGCGGCGACGTCTCGCCCTTCGTGCCGCCCCTGGTGGCCGAGCGCCTCGCCCAGCGTTTCCCGAGAGCCTGACTCCTTCGTTTCGACAACCAGAGAGAATGCCTGCCCATGACGTTCGGCAAGACCCTCGGCCTCAACCGCCGGATCGCCCTCCTGGCCGTCGCCGCCCTGATCGGCACGGCCCCCGCGGCCCTGGCGGCAGACGAGAACACGGTGTTCCTCGACACCAAGGACGGTCGCGTCACCATCGAGCTTCGGGCCGATCTGGCGCCGAAGCACGTCGCCCAGCTGAAGACCCTGATCAAGCAGGGCTTCTACAACGGCCTGAAGTTCCACCGCGTCATGGAGGGTTTCATGGCCCAGACCGGCGACCCGAAGGGCAACGGGACCGGTGGCTCGAGCCTGCCGAACATCCCGGCGGAGTTCTCGTCCTCCCCGTTCCGGCGCGGCACCGTCGGCATGGCGCGCTCGCAGGATCCGAACTCGGCCAATTCCCAGTTCTTCATCTGCCTCGGCGACGCGCCCTTCCTGAACGGCCAGTACACCGTGGTCGGCCTGGTCTCGTCCGGCATGGAGCATGTCGACGCGATCAAGAAGGCCGCCGCCGGCGCGCCGGGCGGGGCGGTGCAGAACCCCGACAAGATTGTGAAGATGCAGATGGCGCAGGGAGCCAAATAGTTTGCGGCCGGGCGGACGACGCGTCGGGACCACCGTCGCGGCTCTCGCCGCGGCGGGCCTCGGCGTCGTCGCCTCCGCTCAGGGGGCGCCCTTCACCGGACCGCCGACGCTGCCCGAGACGCTGC
It encodes:
- a CDS encoding NADH:flavin oxidoreductase/NADH oxidase translates to MTARLFEPLRLDDLTLENRIIVAPMCQYSAHAGEAGDWHLMHLGQMAMSGAGLLTLEATAISPEARISPTDLGLYSDETERALGRVLDAVRGYAPVPIAIQINHAGRKASSRAPWDGGAQIDPEAPDGWRTEGPSALAHGEGEVAPHALDSEGLKRIRDGFVATARRALTLGIDGFELHGAHGYLLHQFLSPLSNQRTDQYGGSLANRMRFPLECFEAVRDAVPAGKPVWMRVSATDWVEAGWTLEETVELAHALKRRGAAAIHVSTGGLSTQQKIPLSAGYQVPFAERIKAETGLTTIAVGLITEAAHAESILQKGEADAVSLARALLYNPRWPWHAAAELGAQVRAPKQYWRSQPRQFKDLFTDTKHGQR
- a CDS encoding phosphodiester glycosidase family protein yields the protein MMVQDVVRPRARVSRPPVAALLRANLLRTGLLGLVLAGPAVAAPVPAPAPAPCQVVQAEGESYTVCTADLRRDRVRVFWLGRDGLPYSALSTLAEKQGAGLRFAMNAGMYDKGQAPVGLYVEEGRELKGVSTANGPGNFHLKPNGIFWVKGDRAGVMETGRYLRSPPKPDFATQSGPMLVVDGHIHPKISADGPSQKIRNGVGVRDDGRTAVFAISERPVTFGAFARLFKDTLNCRNALFLDGSVSSLYAPSLNRSDLSRPLGPMVGAVAR
- a CDS encoding DUF4174 domain-containing protein, encoding MRGATLGVIGILGIGILAIGISGIGIAEAAENPLARYRWSARVVVISAPGPDDASLIAQRATLAKAGTGLEDRDLVIVEAVGETREAVALRRRLGLPAGAFRAALIGKDGGVKRVEAAPFPVQDLYETIDAMPMRRDEMRR
- a CDS encoding NADP-dependent oxidoreductase, which codes for MTPVNRRIVLAARPHGEPNASHFRLEEGRMPVPKAGEVLLANRYLSLDPYMRGRMSAAKSYAEPVAIGDTMVGATVSEVVASNHPDHPVGETVVGFGGWQDFAVSDGRGLRRLDPAAAPVTTALGVLGMPGMTAYTGLLNIGRPQAGETVVVAAATGPVGSLVGQIARRKGAREVGIAGGPEKCAYLTDTLGFDAAVDHRAEDFPDALAAACPGGIDVYFENVGGAVFDAVLPLLNDFARIPVCGLVSGYNATELPPGPDRMPLLMRSILSKRLHLQGFIVWDFAAQEQDFLTEVGTWLREGAIVHREDIVDGLENAPEAFAGLLKGRNFGKLIVRIA
- the ssb gene encoding single-stranded DNA-binding protein — protein: MAGSVNKVILVGNLGRDPETRRLASGDPVVNLRIATSESWKDKMSGERKEKTEWHSVVIYNENLARVAEQYLRKGSKVYIEGQLQTRKWADQSGVEKYTTEVVLQRFRGELTLLDGRAGGGGEMGMDEEGGGQISRGGDFGGGGGRGGDRGGDRGGEYGGGGGGRPSGGGERRPSGGGGGGSKPNFDLDDDIPF
- the gyrA gene encoding DNA gyrase subunit A — encoded protein: MAENDIPGAGTPAPASDIKPVSITDEMKRSYLDYAMSVIVSRALPDARDGLKPVHRRILYSAYESGHLPERKYVKSARIVGDVIGLYHPHGDQSIYDALVRMAQDFSMRLMLIDGQGNFGSVDGDPPAAMRYTESRLAKPANALLADIDKNTVDFQPNYDESREEPTVLPARFPNLLVNGAGGIAVGMATNIPPHNLGELIDACVALIDEPGLSIEQLTEIVPGPDFPTGGSILGRAGTRQAYATGRGSVIMRAKSHVEELRKEREALIFTEIPYQVNKATLMEKIAELVKEKRVEGISDLRDESDRDGMRIVVEIKRDAMADVVLNQLYRFTPLQSSFGCNMVALNGGRPELMNLKDLLQAFIDFREEVVSRRTKFLLNKARERAHVLCGLAIAVANIDEVIRLIRTSPDPNTARDALMARDWPAHDIAPLIALVDDPRHRVSEDDTYRLSEVQARAILDLRLQRLTALGRDEIGDELKKLADEIADYLDILRSRLRIMGIVKDEFAEVREAYATPRRTLILDWDSNVEDEDLIQREDMVVTVSHAGYVKRVPLSTYRSQRRGGKGRSGMSTRDEDFVTRLFVANTHTPVLFFSNQGQVYKEKVWRLPMAAPNARGKALVNILAMDAGTERITTIMPLPEDEASWETLDVMFATASGGVRRNKLSDFVQVNRAGKIAMKLDAGDHIVHVEICRADQNVLLTTQAGQCIRFPVEDVRVFKGRDSTGVRGISLAKDDRVISMTILNSFEATPEERGAFLKMQRAVIGDTEGGDADSEEVATDVPLLSQERYAEMGAAQQFVLTLSERGYGKRSSSYEYRTSGRGGKGITAMRVNARNGALVASFPVQASDQIMLVTNGGQLIRVPVDDIRIVGRASQGVTVFNTAADEKVVSVEHIEGEDESETVEEA
- a CDS encoding outer membrane protein, which codes for MRQTLLAGATGILLCGAASAADLPRRAAPPVFVPVPVFTWTGFYLGVNAGYAFSENSAIRTTGNNGPGAGALIGPAFTSTVGNVLSNRRPGSFRSEQEGFTGGGGIGYNYQFTPGSGIVVGIEADAQYTDLERTRTFISSLNDPSTFRQSLDFLGTVRGRLGYAFDKFLVYGTGGFAYGSVNYSADFFGNAAARPLAYSGRFSQMETGYVYGGGIEYAIPTDSFLNFFKASAVTVKAEYLRYDLGTRNVIVNQTNLAPVTGSYTSRFSTEGSLVRAGINYKFGSY
- the coaD gene encoding pantetheine-phosphate adenylyltransferase — translated: MIRTALYAGSFDPVTNGHLDVIRQACRLVPNLVIAIGVHPGKAPMFSPEERADLLRATCTPLAQAEGTELTIVTFDDLAVTAARRVGATVFIRGLRDGTDLDYEMQLAGMNGAMAPEVQTVFLPASTGVRPITATLVRQIAAMGGDVSPFVPPLVAERLAQRFPRA
- a CDS encoding peptidylprolyl isomerase, translated to MTFGKTLGLNRRIALLAVAALIGTAPAALAADENTVFLDTKDGRVTIELRADLAPKHVAQLKTLIKQGFYNGLKFHRVMEGFMAQTGDPKGNGTGGSSLPNIPAEFSSSPFRRGTVGMARSQDPNSANSQFFICLGDAPFLNGQYTVVGLVSSGMEHVDAIKKAAAGAPGGAVQNPDKIVKMQMAQGAK